The genomic interval GGGTATGATATTCCCTTGCACTTCAATGCTTTTTGTTAAACAACAGTTCGGCAACGGTGAACAGACTGTAAGATAATAAGTACCTGGACCTTTTATTGTTGGTTCCAAACTATTTGCCCCTGAAATAATTTTTCCATTTGAAGTGGTCCATTGATAAGTCCAACCGGTACCTTTTGATGAAGCTTTGGCATTTAATTTTATCATTGGATTATCGCAAGTAATTAATTCAGGTTCTTCAATTTCAACAATAATTTCTTCAACCTCAATTTTCATAGTATCTTTTACTTCACATATTTTTTTGAAGCCTAAATCATCAATTGCAAAATCATTTCCACCAGTTTGAGTATTTTCATTTAGAATACAAATTTGTGCCACCGTATTTCCCCCAGAATTCCATGTCACTTCATATTTTTCCCATAAACAAGTGGAGCCACTTGAGTTAAAATTTGGTCCAATTGGATTACCATTTATTGAAAATTGTAAAACAGCTGGAGAAGCGGATACAACAGAAGTGACCCAAGCTGTGAAAACATAATCCATATCTGGTATTACAGTTACATCTTGGCACCAAACATTTTGAAAAGCGGCTGAACCATTTAACACCATCATAAGTCCTCCACCTGAAGTATGGTCGCCGCAGGGTGCAAATCCTGCATGTCCAAATTGAGGATTCGTGATGACACCGTACGTTCCTTCGCAATCTAAATATCCTAATCCATAACATGAATTAGTTCCTAACACATAATCGGTAGTAAAACCAGTATTTCCGGCTTCAAAATTTCCATTTACAATTAAATTTTGAGAGCTTAATCCTCGGGCTGTTAAAATGTATTCTTGTGGGCCAAAAACAGTTGCTTTAGTTATGGGAGATTTAGGATTACTTAAACCTGTCGCGGGATCCCAAAAAATTTCTGTTACAGCACCTGTAACTTTTCCATTGATTGTAATTATATCACCGATATTACAAACTTTTAGATCCGGTCCGGCATTTACAGAAATATTGCATTGCCCGTTTAGGACTTCTCCAATAAAGCAAAGAATAAGTACTATTTGAAAGAATGCTTTAATCATAAAGTATCTTAAGGACCAAATTTACTAATTTTGAAGATGAAATTCAAATATTTTCGGAAGCATATGGTTTAAAATGATATATATATATTATTTAATTACATATGATAAGAATGAATCAATATTCTAAGTAATATTTCTAAAACTAGAATCTTGTTAAATAAAAAAGTAACAATTTCGTAGGAGGTTTTTAGAATCTTGCCTAATTTGCAAAAAAACAAGTAAAATGCAACGTAGATCAGCGCTTCAATTAGTTGGTGCTTTGTCAGCAGCAATTGTGACAAAACCTTCTGATATGTTGAAGGTTTTGGAAACTAAATATCAAGAATCATTATCTACTTTGACATCTTTGTCGAAAGTAAATGAAACGGTAGTTGTTGATGAAACATTTTGGACTCAAATCAGACAAGCATATTCAGTTTCTCAAACTTTAATAAATTTAAATAATGGAGGGGTGTCTCCACAACCAAAGCTTGTGCAAGAGGCTGTTGAATATTTTAATAGACTCAGTAACGAGGCTCCATCATTTTATATGTGGAGAATTTTAGATCAGGGCAGGGAACCACTTCGGGAAAGATTAGCAAATATAGCAGGATGTAGTGCAAGTGAAATTGCAATCAATCGAAATAGTTCTGAAGCATTAGAAACTGTGATTTTTGGTCTTCGGTTGAAAGCCGGAGATGAAGTGGTGCTAACGAAGCAAGATTATCCAAATATGATAAATGCCTGGAAGCAAAGGGAACATCGAGATGGTATAAAATTAAAGTGGGTTAATTTTGATTTTCCAATAAATAATGAGCAAAAAATTGTGGATGGTTTTGTTAGTGCATTTGGACCAAAAACTAAAATTGTTCAAATTACACATATGATTAATTGGAATGGCCAATTATTGCCGGCAAAAAAAATTGCGGATGCTGCACATGAGCGAGGGATTGAAGTGATGAT from Saprospiraceae bacterium carries:
- a CDS encoding aminotransferase class V-fold PLP-dependent enzyme, with the translated sequence MLKVLETKYQESLSTLTSLSKVNETVVVDETFWTQIRQAYSVSQTLINLNNGGVSPQPKLVQEAVEYFNRLSNEAPSFYMWRILDQGREPLRERLANIAGCSASEIAINRNSSEALETVIFGLRLKAGDEVVLTKQDYPNMINAWKQREHRDGIKLKWVNFDFPINNEQKIVDGFVSAFGPKTKIVQITHMINWNGQLLPAKKIADAAHERGIEVMIDGAHTFGHIPFSIPDLGADYFGSSLHKWLSAPFGSGLLYVKKDKIKNLYPLLAAANPESEEITKFENLGTRSFAIEQAISHAIDFYEMIGAERKFQRLFELQQYWTKKVEQHSKIKINHPQDISNSGAIGNVAIVDKKPEDLSNFLYDNYKIHTVAINWENINGVRITPNIYTTKKELDKLVKGILAFANS